A stretch of the Sulfolobus acidocaldarius SUSAZ genome encodes the following:
- a CDS encoding methylase, whose product MRAIIPLPFKDSVFDNVLISEVMDYDVVREAHRVTKRGGKGMIIVPQNNAVDALKVLSIKFRIISASEVNKYWIIEGVKVR is encoded by the coding sequence ATAAGAGCGATAATTCCGTTGCCTTTCAAGGACTCTGTTTTTGATAATGTTCTAATCTCTGAAGTCATGGATTATGATGTTGTTAGGGAGGCACATAGAGTAACTAAAAGGGGAGGAAAGGGAATGATAATTGTTCCACAAAATAACGCCGTTGACGCGTTGAAGGTACTTTCTATAAAATTCAGAATAATTTCAGCTAGCGAAGTAAATAAGTATTGGATAATAGAGGGAGTAAAGGTAAGATGA